CTTGCCGTCACCCCGGCCGAGGACGAGATCTGCACCGGCTGCAACATGAACATCATGCCCCAGCTCTTCGTCGAGATAAAGAAGAACGAAGACATCATCCGCTGCCCCCAGTGCAGGCGCATCCTGTACTACAGGTCTCCCGAGCCCCAGAAAGCCGAAACACCGGCCGCCCCATGAAACGAGCCTCCATCCACTCCGACGGGGCCTCCCTGGGTAACCCCGGCCCCGCGGGCCTCGGCGTGGTGGTTGAGTACGGCGGAAAGCGCCGGGAGATATCCGAGCACATCGGCACGGCCACGAACAACGTGGCCGAGTATTCCGCTCTCCTGAGGGGCCTTGAAGAGGCTCGGCGGATGGGTGCCGAGGAGGTCTCCGCCTTCCTGGATTCGGAGCTCACGGTAAAGCAGCTCAGGGGCGAGTACAAGGTCAGAAACGAGGGCCTCCGCCCCCTTTACGAGCGGACTCGGGCGCTGCTGGGCTCCTTCAAGCGCTCCACCCTGCGGCACATCCCCCGCGAGGAGAACAAGGAGGCCGACCGCCTCTCCAA
The DNA window shown above is from Nitrospirota bacterium and carries:
- a CDS encoding ribonuclease HI family protein, with translation MKRASIHSDGASLGNPGPAGLGVVVEYGGKRREISEHIGTATNNVAEYSALLRGLEEARRMGAEEVSAFLDSELTVKQLRGEYKVRNEGLRPLYERTRALLGSFKRSTLRHIPREENKEADRLSKQAARATARSGRATARGDSNLEAGVAQRKRAKESEAQEESVPSGDSEDAPGEASSSSQGRLPF